The Drosophila suzukii chromosome 2 unlocalized genomic scaffold, CBGP_Dsuzu_IsoJpt1.0 scf_2c, whole genome shotgun sequence genome segment TAGACATACTTCTGATATGACAATTGATATcacaaaaatcaataacatttGTGTGCAATGCAATATTATAAATGGAACGTATATAATCAGTGAAATAGCACACACATTACATCAGTTTGCACTTGTCGTTAGTCCTGGATATAAAATAACTGAGGTACCCCAAAATGTTATATATCTACCAGTGAACACAAAACAAACACATtcaataactttaaaaatcgTTGATCAAGACGGTAATCTGATAAATTTTCGTGGTGAAAGAATTACAATCAGATTGCGTTTAAAAcccatataaaaaaaattgattaaaTACAACAACGCCAACAAAAAgcaattattatttaattcgTCCTCACTCGCTTTATTAACGTTGAACAGATCTGACActcgacaacaacaacaaatctCATTAACGGAGTgcaataaaatttttttattgagtttaggtttcaaattaaaatgacACATATAAATAATGTGCTCGAGAAACCCCCTATAGAAAGTTCTATAATAAAGAAAGATTATCATAGTTCACCTTATTTGAGGTCGTATGAGAACAATTACGAAATTCGAATTGCAATACGAAATCAGGATTTGTATGTGTTGCCCAGCGAAAGTTTTCTTCTCATTTAAGGGCATATCACAAAACTCGATGATTCACACGTAACTACAATAGCTTTGTTAAACAATTGTATGGCGTATCTGTTTAATGAAATACGATATGAATTGAATGGTATTGAAATTGACAGAACACGACATCTGGGTGTTGCAAGCGATTTAAGAAATTACATATCAATTAAACGAAATCAACAGTTTTTGCTACAAAATTCTGGATGGTCCATCGATgatgatttaaaaattgaaaaggggaactttaatttttgtgtaCGGTTGAACCTGTTACTTCGATTTGCCGAAGACTATAACAAACAAGagaggaagttaacttcggcaagccgaagatTGTACACCCTTtttagttataattattaaaattaaaaatacaaaaaatggtATTCCCAATTGCTCATGAACGGTTGCTGTCTTTAATGAACTCTTATATTTAGGCGCATAGTGCCATCTCTATCTTATGTAACAGAATACcgacatacatatatatatcttcTTGTTCGATTCTGGCAACGCTTGCAATGGAACAATTAAAATCACTAGTGAAAAGCCGTGCCAGACTCAAGTCCAACATCACACGTGTCTTGGCATGGGCTGAACAAACGGAGATTGCTACACACACAGAGATCGTCACACGGATTTAGCTTCTGAATGAAGTTTGGAAGGAGTTCAGCCAGTTTAGCGATTGCATTGCGCTTCACGAGGAAATGGAAGGCTATGTCGATCCGGAGATCGACAATGCGGTCTACTAAGCAAAATACCTAAGGGCAAGCGCTATTCTCAAGGAAAGGAGTAATGATCTACAACCGGGGACATCTACAAGCGGTGCGAGTGGCAGCAACGGGCTACACTCAAAGAACGATGCAATCTTGAACTTGCTGCAACAAAACCAACAAATATTTGAGCGACTTGCTGTAAGTCAGAACACACCGAACACGCCTGATCATGTTGGTGGTGACGTCACATTAGCGAATTCTCGGAAATTGGTACTCACGGCGAATTCAAATCTGAGCGAATTGcctaaaattcaaatcaaacgGTTCTCGGGCAACTACACAGAGTGGCCATCCTTTCAAGACATATATGAAAGCACAATTCATAAGAAGCAGCATTTGTCCAACACACAGAAGTTCCATCAATTAAAAACACTACTCGTTGATGAGGCTGCCAACTTGGTTCGACACTTGGCAATTACGGACACGGCTTACAACACTGCATGGGAACGTTTTAAGGAAAGATACAACCGTCCACGGCACATTGGAAACTCGTTTTTGGAACAGTTTATGAGCTTGCCAACAACTACATAGATCGATGCAACAGTTTTACGAAAGGTTTCGGACGGAGCAAAAGAAATTGTTCGTGGATTGGATTTGGATCATCTATCTAGCCCTAGAGAAACTTGACGCTGACACACGGCGCAGGTGGATTGAGCGCAGCATGGAGACAGATTCACCCACTCTAGAGGAATTCTTTAAGTTTCTCGATTCTCGGTGCGAGGAACTGGAGCTGAGCAAAAGGGAGCTTGCGACTGGAAGCAAGACAACAACACATCCTGAAAAGCCAAAACGGATCACACAATCGATGGTTGCGGTTGAAAGTAGTGGCTGCACCAAATGTAGTTCTACGGAACACACTCTATATGGCTGTCAGCAGTTTCTGGATATGTCTGAACTGCAGAGGCGATCATTTGTGAAAGAGAAATCACTATGCTACAACTGCTTGCGACCTGGTCATGGGGTCAGCAGGTGCAAGTCAACATACAAGTGCAGGCAATGCAAAGGAAATCATCACTCCCATCTTCACGTCCAACCGAATCCACAGACTAGTGGGAATCTTGCCCAGATAGCGGAGGGGGACGAGCAAAACTTAAACGCGTCTAACACAAACTCATTGACACTCAGTCATTTAGCCCAAGGAGCGGGCACCCAAAAGGTTGTATGTGCACAAGGCACTGCAAAATCTACACATCTAACGGAATTCAAGCGAAGCATATTACCAACTGCTGTGGTGTATGTTAAAAACGCAAAAGGTGACCACGTAACATGCCGTCTTCTATTGGACACAGGATCAGAGCTGTCGTATGTATCTGAGCGATGCATCCAAGCTCTCGGACTGACACGGTCGGCATCACGCATTTTGGTTACGGGAATCTCTTCCGTAAAAGCAGACACTACAAGGGGATGCAGGACGCTGCAAATCAAGTCTCGCACATCCGGTGATCGTTTGGTTGTCTATGCCAACGTGCTAAGCAGAATCACCTCAACTCTGGAACGCCAAAATATCGACGTATCGACACTCGAGGTATTTAAGGATCTGCAGCTGGCGGATACACATTTCAACGCAAACACACCAGTAGATATACTATTGGGAAGCGAACACGTATGGTCAGTGTTCACGGGACGAAAGATGTACGACAACAAGGGTAATCTTATCGCTATTTCGTCGGTATTCGGATGGGTAATCACTTCACTcttcacatcgaacgcaacACGCTTCAGAAGTTTTGGGAACTGGAGAACGTTCAAAGCAACACGAAATTGGAACCGGAAGACGACCAGGTCGAGAAGCACTTTCTCGCCACCCACAGTCGCGATGAAAACGGGAAGTATATCGTTGAACTTCCATTCAACACGGAAAGGCCTCAATTCGGAGAAACTCTACATGGAGCTCTTAAACGTTTCAAATCGGTGGAGCGACGATTACAACAAAACGAGCTACTGCGGACACAGTACGTATACTTTATGCGGGAGTATATCAGTCTGGGACACATGCGTGAGGTGCCGCCAGAGGAAATCGCAACTGGGAATCAGTTTTTTCTTCCCCACCACCCAGTGCTAGGCCAAAAACTGCGAGTGGTCTTTGATTAAATGACACTCTTTTCGTTCGGAGAGAGGATCCATCCGATCCGATCAACTATTTCCAATTGTGCACTGTAACCTACGGAACGTCATGTGCACCATTCCTGGCGGTACGAGTGCTGGAACAACTCGCTGTGGATCATAAAGACGAATACCCGAATGCTTCAAAAATCCTACTGGAGGATTTTTATGTCGATGATATTCTTACCGGGTCAAACAATGAGGATGAACTACGTCGAATCCGAGACGAGTTGATTCAGCTGATGTCGTGCGCAAATCTAGAACTCGGGAAATGGGTATCCAATACCTCATACATACAAAAGGATGATACCAACGCACAATCGTCGCCAGTTAAGGTTCTCGGACTATACTGGGATCCTGGAAAAGACATTCTAACGTACAACATTGTTCTAGCGACAAATCCTGACTGCACAAAGAGACAAGTCTTGTCTAACGTCTCCAGGATATTTGATCCTCTCGGACTCTTGGCACCCATTGTAATACAGTTTAAGATTATTTTCCAAAAACTCTGGCTCTTAAACTTGGATTGGGATTACCCGCTCCCAACTAAACTAGCGGACTGTTTACGTCAAGaggttttttgggtaccactcaatcttggggtttcaactatttcatcgatcaagccgcaccgccccaaaattttggtccttcgagccggatttcaaaatctttggattttcctctcctggagttttctttgattttgtcccagcaggcttgaaccgctccagataagttccacttactataattgccggtcatacagccagtttttcgaaccctatttcgactaactttctgtatgatacattgtctaaatccaaaagtgattaatccgacgcaacggcatttaatatatgtatttcaattccgtacttgggcccgacaatattccagtttcctttgcccatagttgcacacttgaaacaattccagaagatatttcagtgctactattcaactaaaatatttctcaaatatattttcaattccaattgtgtgtaaaatataactcagccacaaatcgagtggcagaatttccaaaaataaattccttcaacaaaaggctagttccgatacccaagggctgcgatctgtgttccaagaagaaccaccccgtgcgtatatgtccacgcttcctacagatgacggtagacgatcgcctagcctatattcaaaggaagcagttgtgctcgaattgctttgcaagcagccatcaattccgggattgcacaagcgctcacaactgtctcacttgccaggA includes the following:
- the LOC139354292 gene encoding uncharacterized protein, with the protein product MQQFYERFRTEQKKLFVDWIWIIYLALEKLDADTRRRWIERSMETDSPTLEEFFKFLDSRCEELELSKRELATGSKTTTHPEKPKRITQSMVAVESSGCTKCSSTEHTLYGCQQFLDMSELQRRSFVKEKSLCYNCLRPGHGVSRCKSTYKCRQCKGNHHSHLHVQPNPQTSGNLAQIAEGDEQNLNASNTNSLTLSHLAQGAGTQKVVCAQGTAKSTHLTEFKRSILPTAVVYVKNAKGDHVTCRLLLDTGSELSYVSERCIQALGLTRSASRILVTGISSVKADTTRGCRTLQIKSRTSGDRLVVYANVLSRITSTLERQNIDVSTLEVFKDLQLADTHFNANTPVDILLGSEHVWSVFTGRKMYDNKGNLIAISSKFWELENVQSNTKLEPEDDQVEKHFLATHSRDENGKYIVELPFNTERPQFGETLHGALKRFKSVERRLQQNELLRTQYVYFMREYISLGHMREVPPEEIATGNQEDPSDPINYFQLCTVTYGTSCAPFLAVRVLEQLAVDHKDEYPNASKILLEDFYVDDILTGSNNEDELRRIRDELIQLMSCANLELGKWVSNTSYIQKDDTNAQSSPVKVLGLYWDPGKDILTITHDCLPCFRQRYHTAQQQTADLPSVRVTQALPFVNTGCDYAGPIFLKDAKDRKPRISKGYICLFVCMVTSATHLELVTDLTTETFLAALRRFVSLRGKCSKIYSDNGTNFIGAKRSLNEMQEFLSSQRHKDIVTSTLADDGIQWMRTLLAQISAVINSRPVCYTSDTEKNYLSPAHFLIGRPLTTVPDPDLSHMPVGRLGYWQSIQAMLQGFWKKWHQEYLTTLQQRPKWTTSTPNLSIDDVVLVKESNTPPASWHIARVMETYPGKDNLVRAVKLKTSTGEMTRPITKIAVLPSSETVFQGGPGCS